In one Musa acuminata AAA Group cultivar baxijiao chromosome BXJ2-5, Cavendish_Baxijiao_AAA, whole genome shotgun sequence genomic region, the following are encoded:
- the LOC103986140 gene encoding dof zinc finger protein DOF5.1 isoform X1, with the protein MVFPSVPVYLDPPNWNQQLQAHQQGSSSGGGASQLPPGMAAPRPEGGMSATIRPGSMVDRARLAKIPQPEPGLKCPRCDSTNTKFCYFNNYSLSQPRHFCKTCRRYWTRGGALRNVPVGGGCRRNKRTKSAGGSASRSSTTTTQTGASSSSSTATSSGVGSAITSNALLTPQLPFMASLHPLPDFGATNFGMGFSGIQPVDALDYQLGGGSSGSGSGAPLGGGIGMENLRLPQMQQFSSLGGLDLPQPPAPAPTSGFFPFVGEGGGFVGGSFTWQVQTKPVGSGLITQLASVKMEDSQQLFNFPRPHLGMSRNDPFWSGSGSGGGGGASSSGTGGWATDLSGFNSSSGSIL; encoded by the exons ATGGTTTTCCCATCCGTTCCCGTCTATCTAGATCCACCTAATTGGAACCAG CAGCTGCAAGCTCATCAGCAAGGGAGCAGTAGCGGCGGCGGGGCTTCCCAGCTCCCGCCAGGGATGGCAGCCCCACGCCCTGAAGGTGGCATGTCTGCCACGATCAGGCCCGGATCGATGGTGGACCGAGCTCGGCTCGCGAAGATCCCTCAGCCGGAGCCGGGGCTCAAGTGCCCTCGTTGCGACTCTACCAACACCAAATTCTGCTACTTCAACAACTACTCCTTGTCGCAGCCACGCCACTTCTGCAAGACATGCCGACGTTACTGGACGCGGGGGGGGGCCCTCCGCAACGTCCCCGTCGGTGGTGGTTGCCGACGCAACAAACGGACCAAGTCCGCCGGTGGCAGCGCCTCAAGGTCCTCGACTACGACCACTCAGACCGgcgcctcctcctcgtcctccaccGCCACATCGTCGGGCGTGGGTAGTGCAATCACATCCAACGCACTGCTTACTCCGCAGCTGCCCTTCATGGCCTCATTGCACCCGCTGCCTGACTTCGGAGCCACCAACTTCGGGATGGGCTTCTCGGGCATCCAACCCGTGGATGCATTGGACTATCAGctgggcggcggcagcagcggcagcggcagcggtgcccCATTGGGCGGCGGCATCGGGATGGAAAACTTGAGGCTTCCGCAAATGCAGCAATTTTCCTCGCTGGGGGGACTGGACCTGCCCCAGCCACCGGCACCGGCGCCAACTTCTGGGTTCTTCCCTTTCGTTGGTGAAGGCGGCGGGTTCGTCGGGGGATCATTTACATGGCAAGTTCAAACGAAACCGGTTGGTTCCGGGCTCATCACGCAGCTGGCTTCGGTGAAGATGGAAGACAGTCAACAGCTGTTCAATTTCCCCAGACCGCATCTTGGCATGTCTCGCAACGATCCATTctggagcggcagcggcagcggcggcggcggtggagccaGCAGTAGCGGCACCGGTGGATGGGCGACGGATCTTTCCGGATTCAACTCTTCATCTGGCAGTATCTTGTAA
- the LOC103986140 gene encoding dof zinc finger protein DOF5.1 isoform X2, whose translation MVFPSVPVYLDPPNWNQLQAHQQGSSSGGGASQLPPGMAAPRPEGGMSATIRPGSMVDRARLAKIPQPEPGLKCPRCDSTNTKFCYFNNYSLSQPRHFCKTCRRYWTRGGALRNVPVGGGCRRNKRTKSAGGSASRSSTTTTQTGASSSSSTATSSGVGSAITSNALLTPQLPFMASLHPLPDFGATNFGMGFSGIQPVDALDYQLGGGSSGSGSGAPLGGGIGMENLRLPQMQQFSSLGGLDLPQPPAPAPTSGFFPFVGEGGGFVGGSFTWQVQTKPVGSGLITQLASVKMEDSQQLFNFPRPHLGMSRNDPFWSGSGSGGGGGASSSGTGGWATDLSGFNSSSGSIL comes from the exons ATGGTTTTCCCATCCGTTCCCGTCTATCTAGATCCACCTAATTGGAACCAG CTGCAAGCTCATCAGCAAGGGAGCAGTAGCGGCGGCGGGGCTTCCCAGCTCCCGCCAGGGATGGCAGCCCCACGCCCTGAAGGTGGCATGTCTGCCACGATCAGGCCCGGATCGATGGTGGACCGAGCTCGGCTCGCGAAGATCCCTCAGCCGGAGCCGGGGCTCAAGTGCCCTCGTTGCGACTCTACCAACACCAAATTCTGCTACTTCAACAACTACTCCTTGTCGCAGCCACGCCACTTCTGCAAGACATGCCGACGTTACTGGACGCGGGGGGGGGCCCTCCGCAACGTCCCCGTCGGTGGTGGTTGCCGACGCAACAAACGGACCAAGTCCGCCGGTGGCAGCGCCTCAAGGTCCTCGACTACGACCACTCAGACCGgcgcctcctcctcgtcctccaccGCCACATCGTCGGGCGTGGGTAGTGCAATCACATCCAACGCACTGCTTACTCCGCAGCTGCCCTTCATGGCCTCATTGCACCCGCTGCCTGACTTCGGAGCCACCAACTTCGGGATGGGCTTCTCGGGCATCCAACCCGTGGATGCATTGGACTATCAGctgggcggcggcagcagcggcagcggcagcggtgcccCATTGGGCGGCGGCATCGGGATGGAAAACTTGAGGCTTCCGCAAATGCAGCAATTTTCCTCGCTGGGGGGACTGGACCTGCCCCAGCCACCGGCACCGGCGCCAACTTCTGGGTTCTTCCCTTTCGTTGGTGAAGGCGGCGGGTTCGTCGGGGGATCATTTACATGGCAAGTTCAAACGAAACCGGTTGGTTCCGGGCTCATCACGCAGCTGGCTTCGGTGAAGATGGAAGACAGTCAACAGCTGTTCAATTTCCCCAGACCGCATCTTGGCATGTCTCGCAACGATCCATTctggagcggcagcggcagcggcggcggcggtggagccaGCAGTAGCGGCACCGGTGGATGGGCGACGGATCTTTCCGGATTCAACTCTTCATCTGGCAGTATCTTGTAA